One Solanum lycopersicum chromosome 2, SLM_r2.1 genomic region harbors:
- the LOC101258937 gene encoding probable pectinesterase 30 — MSMEGKERVILTIIMMLWWGAGNCTAFDSTVAQDGSGDYKTITEAVIAAPKMSTKTYFIHVKKGTYNENVTIPNEKPNIALVGDGMGVTIISANKNSKQYRTPHTATLEVYGSGFIGISLTIRNTAGPEGGQAAALTIAPFRGFTSFYQCSFLGYQDTIFSSDTSFFRECLIFGTIDFITGSGRAIFQNCRLKARPPIHGQGVRILAPGEDSITSNPGLILQNCNISTTRQFNKTEIESFLGWPWINGGKAVIMSSYISDFIDPRGWSENPQVTQTYMAEYNNRGPGSDTSKRVEWSKVIDKTEANKFTVRNFLQGDKWIPKTIPYDLDL, encoded by the exons atgtcgATGGAAGGTAAAGAGAGAGTAATTTTGACAATTATTATGATGCTATGGTGGGGTGCGGGGAACTGTACGGCGTTCGATTCAACAGTTGCACAAGATGGTTCTGGCGATTACAAAACAATTACCGAAGCAGTAATTGCAGCACCGAAAATGAGTACAAAAACATACTTTATACATGTCAAAAAAGGAACTTACAATGAAAATGTCACTATTCCGAATGAGAAACCAAATATAGCCCTTGTTGGTGATGGTATGGGCGTCACAATAATTTCAGCAAATAAAAACAGTAAACAATATCGAACGCCTCATACCGCCACATTAG AAGTATACGGCAGTGGTTTTATTGGGATTTCGTTGACAATCAGAAATACTGCTGGACCAGAAGGTGGTCAAGCAGCTGCATTAACAATTGCTCCTTTTAGAGGCTTTACTTCATTTTATCAATGTAGTTTTTTGGGTTACCAGGATACAATTTTTTCCTCGGATACTTCATTTTTCAGAGAGTGTTTGATATTTGGTACAATCGATTTTATCACTGGTAGCGGACGTGCTATATTTCAAAATTGTCGTCTTAAAGCAAGGCCACCAATACATGGACAAGGAGTTAGAATACTTGCTCCAGGGGAAGATAGCATTACTTCGAATCCGGGGTTAATTCTTCAGAACTGTAACATATCAACTACAAGACAATTTAACAAGACGGAAATTGAAAGTTTTTTAGGTTGGCCTTGGATTAATGGAGGGAAGGCAGTAATTATGTCTAGTTATATTAGTGATTTTATTGACCCAAGAGGGTGGAGTGAAAATCCACAAGTGACGCAGACATATATGGCGGAGTATAATAACAGGGGACCAGGGTCTGATACTAGTAAGAGAGTAGAGTGGTCTAAAGTTATCGACAAAACAGAGGCGAATAAGTTTACTGTTCGCAATTTTTTGCAAGGTGATAAATGGATCCCGAAAACAATACCATACGATCTTGATCTTTGA
- the LOC101260685 gene encoding chaperone protein dnaJ 11, chloroplastic: MPIISTTSPRSFLQTPPPPVNIFSSGDNSLLSPSSVRFRQSGNFTTAAAAAATCASVETESTTSRYSTLPSDIIHASSASFYEILGIPIGATIQEIKAAYRRLARVCHPDVAAIDQKDTSADDFMKIHSAYSTLSDPDKRADYDRRLFRRRRNVNLYSGGCSPSAMSAFTGYTTRNWETDQCW; encoded by the coding sequence atGCCCATCATATCTACTACTTCCCCTCGTTCGTTTCTTCAAACTCCGCCACCGCCGGTGAATATATTTTCCTCCGGCGATAATTCTCTTCTATCACCGTCTTCCGTCAGATTCCGTCAGTCCGGTAACTTCACCACCGCCGCAGCGGCGGCGGCGACTTGCGCTTCCGTCGAAACTGAATCTACCACGTCAAGGTACTCGACGCTGCCTTCTGACATTATCCATGCTTCTTCGGCGTCTTTCTACGAGATTCTAGGGATTCCGATCGGCGCTACGATCCAGGAGATCAAGGCAGCTTATCGGAGATTAGCTAGGGTTTGTCATCCTGATGTGGCGGCAATTGATCAGAAGGACACGTCGGCGGACGATTTCATGAAGATTCATTCTGCCTATTCTACTCTTTCGGATCCGGATAAACGCGCCGATTATGACCGCCGCCTATTCCGGAGGCGCCGGAACGTCAATTTATACTCCGGCGGCTGTTCTCCTTCAGCAATGTCGGCATTCACCGGCTATACTACCCGGAACTGGGAAACAGATCAGTGCTGGTAG